Within Candidatus Brocadia sp., the genomic segment CGTTTAAATAAAATGAAAATTCCTATGCAGCGAAATTTATTTCTTCCCAAAACTCCTGACAACGGAAACCAATGCCTTAATCTCATCCTGTGTCAGTTTTTCTTTAAACGGCATCATCTTTTCTGGTGTGCCATTGTTAATTTGCTCGATGATCTGTTCATCGGTTGTCTTTGCCTGCCATTCTGCATTGGCAAGCTCACGTGCCCCCAATCCCGCCCCAAGATCTGTCGGATGACCGTCCTCCCCGTGACAGGTTTTGCAATGGGTCATGTATAGTTTTTTGGCATCGATATCTGCCGCTTTGGAAACGGGGATTCCTGAAAAATAGGTAATTGCCCCTACAGCGACTGCAAACGATGTTACTGCAAAAAATTTTGTTTTATGCATAGCTTTTCCCCCTTAAAAAATAATAGACTTTAAGATAATCTTTTCCAAATTCAGCGCTGAGTGGCACACATTGACCTTCAGTTCACTTCTGTTGTGAAGATACCTTATTCTTCATAAGTAACAACACGAATAACGCCCATCGTACCACCGTTGGTGTTCGTGGTGCTGTCACAAACAGAAATCACCTTCTTTATATTGCTCTGTTGTAAAAAATCATTCACTACTTTGTCCAATTCCACAAGTTCATTATGGACGTGAAATATCCTTAGGGGCGAAGTAAAAGTCTTTACTTTTATCATAAAGTGGCTCCTTCATGAAAAAACAAGGAAAGTTATTATTTGGTTACATCCACTTCCTTTGCTCCTTCCCAGATACCATGGAGGTTGCATCGGCTAAACGCCCGGAGTGTCCTTTTTCCCTCATGCTGCAAAACAACGCTCAGTGACACTTCCGGTCTATTAAGCTCAGCAGTAAAATCCACCCGTGAAATATATATGTGCCCACAATACAGATCTACAAA encodes:
- a CDS encoding cytochrome c — its product is MHKTKFFAVTSFAVAVGAITYFSGIPVSKAADIDAKKLYMTHCKTCHGEDGHPTDLGAGLGARELANAEWQAKTTDEQIIEQINNGTPEKMMPFKEKLTQDEIKALVSVVRSFGKK